One segment of Anopheles stephensi strain Indian chromosome 3, UCI_ANSTEP_V1.0, whole genome shotgun sequence DNA contains the following:
- the LOC118509239 gene encoding uncharacterized protein LOC118509239, producing the protein MLSAWQSWLAKQRQRCNSRMPWSISVAQPKKAASAEFSFVEQTCAVPGKRHQSLPRRLLGSLKPERNASEDSERMFLKQLLKEHGLYNKHQTIHQRRRLRQLLEQEQRTSNDGSDVQANTDRPIQSPSVPSAAEHDPEPLRRGSSLSALATATDGTNCFQKGTLSLPTFTQEAEGSLKPKSPRDILETRETRPVSAIA; encoded by the exons atgctGTCCGCATGGCAAAGTTGGTTGGCCAAGCAGCGACAAAGGTGCAACAGTAGGATGCCATGGAGCATTTCCGTTGCACAACCGAAGAAGGCAGCATCGGCTGAGTTTTCGTTTGTTGAGCAAACATGCGCTGTACCCGGAAAACGTCACCAGAG CTTGCCTAGACGTCTGCTGGGAAGTTTGAAACCGGAAAGAAACGCAAGCGAAGATTCCGAGCGAAtgtttttgaaacaattgctcaAAG AACATGGTCTCTACAATAAGCATCAAACTATACACCAACGTCGACGGCTGAGACAATTGTTGGAACAGGAACAACGTACCAGCAACGATGGTTCGGACGTGCAAGCTAACACCGACCGTCCGATCCAGAGTCCTTCTGTGCCATCCGCTGCTGAGCACGATCCAGAACCACTTCGACGAGGTTCCTCACTATCGGCACTAGCGACTGCAACTGATGGTACCAATTGCTTCCAAAAAGGAACCCTGTCGCTGCCCACGTTTACCCAGGAAGCGGAGGGCTCGCTGAAGCCCAAAAGTCCTAGAGATATCCTTGAGACGCGCGAGACAAGACCGGTTAGCGCGATTGCCTGA
- the LOC118509833 gene encoding uncharacterized protein LOC118509833 has protein sequence MFSAWQNWWDKQRNKCNKFGWNSCVQPERAASTEFAFTQHTNWAQEPAHHDSLPRRVFGNFRSEKNESEVLEQMALKRLLKEHGLYNKHQTIQQRRRLKYLLALEERANMLLVSEGRATGSTMPCDTGHPTFLIELHSVPFAAEHHGTTSKGIRRCDPVASPELRRGSSLSALASSDANTRSDEMTISLPTIMHDAAKDAVKSSCLKTVSWKTSASSAASTILETAV, from the exons ATGTTCAGTGCATGGCAAAATTGGTGGGATAAACAGCGCAATAAGTGTAACAAATTCGGATGGAATAGTTGCGTACAGCCCGAAAGGGCAGCATCGACCGAATTTGCTTTTACTCAGCACACAAACTGGGCCCAAGAACCGGCGCATCACGACAG TCTCCCGAGACGTGTGTTTGGTAATTTCCGATCGGAAAAGAACGAAAGCGAAGTGTTGGAACAAATGGCGTTGAAACGCTTGCTGAAAG AACATGGACTGTATAACAAGCATCAGACGATACAGCAACGCCGGCGACTGAAGTATCTTCTGGCACTGGAAGAGCGTGCCAACATGCTGCTGGTCAGCGAGGGGCGTGCAACTGGTTCCACCATGCCCTGCGACACCGGTCATCCGACATTTTTGATCGAGCTTCATTCTGTGCCGTTCGCTGCTGAACACCACGGAACAACATCGAAAGGCATCCGGCGATGCGATCCGGTTGCCTCGCCAGAATTACGCCGTGGTTCTTCGCTATCGGCACTCGCATCATCTGACGCGAACACTCGTTCCGATGAAATGACTATTTCGCTGCCGACCATCATGCACGACGCTGCAAAGGATGCGGTGAAATCCAGTTGTCTGAAAACTGTGTCCTGGAAAACTTCTGCTTCGAGCGCGGCATCAACGATTTTGGAAACAGCAGTGTAG
- the LOC118510558 gene encoding uncharacterized protein LOC118510558 encodes MAGIKPNIYAVIVTSVGFLCLVISATAVGVPVWAYYEGRGIEDRGYFGPWQKCQVLSYRERCGDVGRFKPDAVVFVSGLLAVGGCALFGIFCILSIIQIAMISSRDRVCMSYKALVMLKLVATVMAAGLSIAAAILFALQTDDSARGYQITRGISFYLQMLVTALSLALLALAAYDRILTKRPDGDPTMLSNATSNGRGGAGGGGGRTGSTYNNPGFRETSHNPNGIAVTDSSGRPYSSGMNGSMQSVNTTVTTVSNGSTIGSGSVTRTPLRSSLKKPRPPNSTTDGLGIRNPGYSGGNQSPRMQRNGSVKKVRIQTHSTDV; translated from the exons ATGGCGGGAATTAAACCGAACATCTACGCCGTGATAGTGACCTCGGTGGGTTTCCTCTGTCTGGTCATCAGTGCGACAGCGGTCGGGGTGCCGGTATGGGCGTACTACGAGGGACGTGGCATAG aGGACCGTGGCTATTTTGGTCCTTGGCAAAAGTGTCAGGTGCTCAGCTATCGGGAACGGTGCGGTGATGTTGGACGCTTCAAACCGGACG CCGTGGTGTTTGTGAGCGGTCTGTTGGCGGTCGGTGGATGTGCACTGTTCGGCATCTTCTGCATCCTGAGCATCATCCAGATAGCGATGATATCGTCCCGCGACCGGGTCTGCATGAGCTACAAAGCGCTTGTGATGCTGAAACTAGTCGCCACCGTCATGGCCGCCGGTCTGTCCATAGCGGCCGCCATACTGTTCGCACTGCAGACCGATGACAGTGCCCGTGGCTACCAGATCACCCGGGGGATCTCCTTCTATCTGCAAATGCTTGTGACGGCCCTATCGCTCGCACTGCTCGCTTTGGCCGCGTACGATCGTATCCTCACGAAGCGACCGGACGGTGACCCAACGATGCTGTCAAATGCCACGTCCAATGGGCGGGGAGGAGCTGGAGGTGGCGGAGGTCGCACTGGATCTACCTACAATAATCCCGGCTTCCGAGAGACGTCTCACAATCCTAACG GTATCGCGGTAACCGATTCATCCGGGCGGCCATACTCATCCGGCATGAATGGTAGCATGCAGTCGGTCAACACCACCGTCACAACCGTCTCGAACGGTTCGACGATCGGGTCGGGCTCGGTGACGAGAACACCGTTACGATCGAGCCTTAAGAAACCGCGCCCACCGAACTCGACCACGGACGGGTTGGGCATCCGCAATCCCGGCTACTCTGGTGGCAATCAGTCGCCGCGAATGCAGCGGAACGGTAGCGTTAAGAAGGTGCGCATTCAAACGCACAGCACAGATGTTTAG
- the LOC118510555 gene encoding vitellogenic carboxypeptidase-like: MQPIGQLVVLLLGLVLPLTSGLFINPYTKFWPRDSVSSPSTKGNDGDPLLLTPYIEQGKIVEGQAAARVNQTSRLKGFKSYSGFFTVDKRYNSNLYFWYFPAKVNRTTAPLVLWLQGGPGASSMFGLFVENGPFRVTRELVVEAREHSWYENHHLLYIDNPVGTGFSFTDSDAGYARDQVQIGEQLYLAVSQFLQLFPQLQTLPFYITGESYAGKYVPALGYTIHQKNANATSPLRINLAGMAIGNGYSDPVNQLNYGAYLYQLGLIDSNALERFERDESTTADCIAKKDYSCAFKVMDDLLDGDANGGNSFFSNITGFATYFNYLSTAEDPMEEINMVAFLMLDETRRALHVGDQPFTNPIVDNRVERYLQDDVFRSIAPWIEELLQNYRIMFYNGQLDIICAYPMMVNYLQKLQFNGANYYRTVPRGTLEFDGEIAAYFKLAFGLVEVLVRDAGHMVPRDQPKWAHRLITAFTHPGSVKGFV; the protein is encoded by the coding sequence ATGCAACCGATAGGCCAACTGGTGGTGCTCCTGCTGGGCCTGGTGCTCCCACTGACCAGCGGTTTGTTTATTAACCCGTACACCAAATTCTGGCCCCGTGATTCCGTTTCATCGCCATCGACGAAAGGAAATGATGGAGATCCGTTGCTGCTAACACCGTACATCGAACAGGGAAAAATAGTAGAAGGTCAAGCGGCGGCACGAGTCAATCAGACCAGCCGTTTAAAGGGGTTCAAATCGTACTCGGGCTTTTTTACCGTCGACAAGCGCTACAACTCTAACCTATACTTTTGGTACTTTCCGGCAAAAGTGAACCGTACTACGGCGCCACTCGTACTCTGGCTGCAGGGTGGCCCCGGAGCATCGTCCATGTTCGGACTGTTCGTGGAGAATGGTCCGTTCCGGGTGACCCGTGAACTGGTGGTAGAAGCACGTGAACATTCGTGGTACGAAAACCATCATCTGCTGTACATTGACAATCCGGTAGGGACGGGATTCAGTTTCACCGACAGCGATGCCGGCTATGCGCGCGATCAGGTGCAGATAGGCGAGCAGCTGTATTTGGCAGTGTCCCAGTTCCTGCAGCTCTTTCCCCAGCTGCAAACGCTTCCGTTCTACATTACCGGCGAATCGTACGCTGGCAAGTATGTGCCTGCGCTTGGGTATACGATACACCAGAAGAACGCCAACGCGACTTCGCCGCTACGAATCAATCTGGCCGGTATGGCGATCGGCAACGGGTACAGTGATCCGGTGAATCAACTCAACTACGGTGCCTATCTCTACCAGCTCGGGTTGATCGATAGCAACGCACTGGAACGGTTTGAGCGGGACGAAAGTACTACGGCAGACTGCATTGCCAAGAAAGACTATAGCTGCGCGTTCAAAGTAATGGACGATCTGCTCGATGGTGATGCAAACGGGGGAAACTCTTTCTTCAGCAACATAACCGGGTTCGCGACGTACTTCAACTACTTAAGCACAGCTGAAGATCCAATGGAGGAAATCAACATGGTAGCTTTCTTAATGCTAGACGAAACGAGACGCGCTCTGCACGTCGGCGATCAACCGTTCACCAATCCGATTGTGGATAATCGAGTCGAACGATATCTGCAGGACGACGTGTTCAGGAGTATCGCACCTTGGATTGAGGAACTGCTGCAGAACTATCGGATCATGTTCTACAACGGTCAGCTGGACATTATCTGTGCCTACCCGATGATGGTGAACTACCTGCAGAAGTTGCAGTTTAACGGTGCCAACTACTATCGCACCGTACCGAGAGGCACGCTAGAGTTTGACGGTGAAATTGCGGCCTACTTTAAGCTGGCGTTCGGGCTGGTCGAAGTCTTGGTGCGTGATGCGGGCCACATGGTACCGCGCGATCAGCCCAAATGGGCGCATCGTTTAATAACGGCGTTTACGCATCCGGGCTCGGTGAAAGGGTTTGTTTAG